A part of Populus alba chromosome 8, ASM523922v2, whole genome shotgun sequence genomic DNA contains:
- the LOC118062472 gene encoding DNA-directed RNA polymerases II, IV and V subunit 9A codes for MSTMKFCRECNNILYPREDRDQKILLYACRNCDHQEIADDNCVYRNEVHHSVAERTQVLQDVAADPTLPRTKAVTCTVCKHPEAVFFQATSRGEEGMTLFFVCCNPNCGHRWRD; via the exons ATGAGTACCATGAAATTTTGCCGCGAATG CAACAACATTCTGTACCCTAGAGAAGACAGAGATCAGAAGATCCTTCTTTACGCTTGCCGCAACTGTGATCACCAG GAGATTGCTGATGATAACTGTGTGTACCGAAATGAGGTGCATCACTCAGTAGCAGAGAGAACTCAGGTATTGCAAGATGTAGCTGCTGATCCTACTCTCCCTCGCACTAAAGCTGTTACTTGCACTGTATGCAAACATCCTGAAGCTGTCTTCTTCCAG GCAACTTCTAGGGGAGAGGAGGGTATGACGCTGTTTTTTGTGTGCTGCAACCCGAATTGTGGCCATAGGTGGAGAGATTGA
- the LOC118062467 gene encoding uncharacterized protein, which translates to MSSKKEEKSQVAADRIKAAALSAAKGLSRAQAERAAAAAARNVNAYGQKEEGPSRWQEKREAKRQMYLMSTEKAVRLGERKDLNSMSKAFGGNGQCQKCFQSGHWTYECKNERVYMSRPSRTQQLKNPKLRMKVSTSCDLENPEGEDEEGRKREKKSKRKHRSDSDAGSDSEASVFETDSGSSSVTGSESSDEESSSGYSSSSSEEERRRRRKKRKQKKKERRRRYSSSSDESSDSDSGSESDSDDKSSRKKRRHGRRR; encoded by the coding sequence ATGTCAagtaagaaagaagagaaatctCAGGTTGCAGCGGATAGGATAAAGGCCGCAGCCTTGAGTGCGGCGAAAGGTTTAAGTAGAGCCCAAGCAGAACGGGCAGCAGCAGCTGCTGCTCGTAATGTGAACGCTTATGGGCAAAAAGAAGAAGGGCCGAGTCGATGGCAAGAGAAACGAGAAGCAAAGAGGCAGATGTATTTAATGAGTACGGAAAAAGCAGTGAGATTAGGTGAGCGAAAAGATCTTAATTCTATGTCGAAAGCTTTTGGTGGTAATGGACAGTGCCAGAAGTGCTTTCAAAGTGGACATTGGACTTACGAGTGTAAGAATGAGAGGGTTTATATGTCGAGGCCATCAAGGACTCAACAACTTAAGAATCCAAAGTTGAGGATGAAGGTTTCGACTTCTTGTGATTTGGAGAATCCAGAAGGGGAGGATGAGGAGGGGCGaaagagggagaagaagagTAAGAGAAAGCACAGGTCAGATTCGGATGCTGGGAGTGACAGCGAGGCTTCTGTTTTCGAGACAGATAGTGGGTCGTCGTCTGTGACAGGGTCGGAGTCTTCGGATGAGGAAAGTAGTTCGGGGTACAGTTCATCTTCTTCGGAGGAAGAGAGGCGGCggagaaggaagaaaagaaagcagaagaagaaagagaggcGCAGGAGGTATAGCTCGTCCTCTGATGAGTCTTCTGATTCGGATTCGGGTTCAGAATCTGATTCTGATGACAAGAGCAGCAGGAAGAAGAGGAGGCATGGCAGGAGGAGATGA
- the LOC118062475 gene encoding outer envelope pore protein 16-2, chloroplastic translates to MSHNLETRSLMGEIRRFDKCCFFDFGHPLLNRIAESFVKAAGMGAIQAVSREAYFTAIEGAGLESSGGVPPEISVDGKKRHRAPDLRGETNRKSLEALVRNTGKESLQWGLAGGVYSGLTYGLSEARGVHDWKNTAVAGAITGVALALTTADISHEQIVQCAITGAAISTAANLLTGIF, encoded by the exons ATGAGCCACAACTTGGAAACAAGGTCATTAATGGGTGAAATCCGTCGCTTTGATAAATGTTGTTTCTTCGACTTTGGCCACCCTCTCCTTAACCGTATTGCTGAGAGCTTTGTCAAAGCCGCTGGG ATGGGAGCAATTCAAGCGGTGTCACGGGAGGCTTATTTCACAGCCATTGAAG gtGCTGGACTTGAGTCAAGTGGTGGTGTGCCACCGGAGATTTCTGTTGATGGCAAGAAGCGCCATCGTGCCCCTGACCTCAGAG GTGAAACCAACAGAAAATCTCTCGAAGCCTTG GTGAGGAACACTGGAAAAGAATCTTTACAATGGG GACTGGCCGGAGGAGTTTATTCAGGTCTCACATATGGACTAAGCGAGGCTCGTGGAGTTCATGATTGG AAAAACACAGCAGTGGCTGGAGCAATAACAGGTGTGGCACTGGCACTTACAACAGCAGATATATCCCATGAGCAGATTGTGCAATGTGCTATCACAGGAGCTGCGATCTCAACTGCAGCAAATCTTCTTACAGGGATATTCTAA